A stretch of DNA from Oncorhynchus keta strain PuntledgeMale-10-30-2019 chromosome 17, Oket_V2, whole genome shotgun sequence:
AGTCGTGGGTTCTATCGCCATACTaaaatgtatacagtaccagtcaaatgtttagacgcacctactcattcaagggtttttctttatttttactcttttccacattgtagaataatagtgaagacatcacaactatgaaataacacacatggaaacatgtagtaacccaaaaagtatAAAACAAATCAAGATGTGTTTtgtattcttcaaagtagccaccatttgccttgatgactgccaagagtgtgcaaagctttctgTCAACCAGCTTGACCTGGAATGCTTTACCCACAGTCTTGAAaggggttcccacatatgctgatcacttgttggctgcttttccttgactctgcggtccaactcatcctaaaccatctcaattgggttgaggttgggtgattgtggaggcctgatgcagcactccatcactctccttcttggtcaaatagcccttacacagcttggaggtgtgttttgtgttattgtcctgttgaaaaacaaatgatagtcccactgagagcacaccagatgggatggcgtatcgctgcagaatgctgtggtagccatgcgggttaggtgtgccttgaattctaaataattcactgacagtgtcaccattaAAGCCCCATCacatctcctccatgcttcacggtggcaaCCACATGCGaaaatcatccgttcacctaatctgcgcctcacaaagacatggcggttggaaccaaaaatctatcatttggactcatcagaacaaaggatagatttccaccggtcttaagtccatttcttttttttcttggcccaagcaagtatcctcttcttattggtgtcctttagaagtggtttATATCCTGCAATTCTACCATGAAGGTCTGCTTCACACAGTTTCCTCAGAACAGTTGATGTtgcgatgtgtctgttacttgaactgggctgcaatttctgaggctcgtaactttaatgaacttgtactctgcagcagaggtaactctgggtcatcctttcctgtggtggtcctcatgagagccagtttcatcatagctcttggtTTTTGCGACGACACTTGAAACGTTCAAAGATCTTGACATTTtcagaattgactgaccttcatgttttaaagtagtgatggactgtcCTTTCTCTATACTTATATGAGCTGCTCttggcataatatggacttggtattttaccaaatagggctatcttctgtatagcaCACCTACATTGtcacacaattgattggctcaatgCATTAAGAAGGTAAGAATTTGGAATTTAACAAGGTaggcctgttaattgaaatgcattccaggtgactacctcgtgaagctggttgagagaatgccaagagtgtgcaaagcggtcatcaaggTTACTTTGATGAATCATagatttaacacttttggttactacatgattcgatACGTGTTAGTAAATATTTTCGAATATTTttgataaaaaaataaagaaaaacgcttgaatgggtaggtgtccaaactttcggCTGGTACTGTTACAAACTCGCTGTACTGTCAATTACTTTAGAGAAAAGTCAGATCATAAAAAGTGGGATTGAATTCAAAAGTGGGGTCCTCTCAATACATCTCTAACAAAGCAGTGTGTTTTCTTATGACCTATTCTGAATATTATTATTAACTTTTCTGATCCACAGGGTCCCAGTGCCAGTGCCTATGTCACCTATATCCGCTCTGAAGACGCCCtcagagcaatacaatgtgtaAACAATGTAGTGGTGGACGGCAGAACGCTCAAGGTGACCGAAACAGACATTCAGGGCCAGTTTCTTGGACACAAATTAAACCAAATCCTGGATAACAATTCTCAATAGAGAAATTCCACTGAAGGTGCATTTTAGTCCAGGACAAAGCTTAATCTGTCTGGGAAACTGGTCCTAGAAGTAACTGTTTGTAGACTTATTGTAAGGAATGTTATCAAATAAAGTACGATCTTATCTTAAATGCTATATGACCTTTGTCTTAGATATGTAATAATATGATTTAGAGGGCAACAACTGAAGAGAACATTTGTCAAGTACATTTTCACTGAGCTCTCCTTTCTGTATTTAACataatgtgttttttttaaatgcaggctTCTTTAGGTACAACAAAATACTGCAGTTACTTCCTCAAAAGCATGCAGTGTCCCAAACCAGACTGTATGTATCTACATGAGCTGGGGGACGAGGCGGCTAGCTTTACTAAAGAGGAGATGCAGGTAACAAatccttttttttctttttttctgtgTGATTTGTTGGTGGGTGAATAGAGATGCCTAACAACTTTCTCTTGACGTCATGTACTGTTCTTGCCTGTGTGTATACCTTGTCCCAGGTTAGATCTTATTTTATTTCCTTTTGGATGTTTTTAGTATCTGTCTTTTCAACCATGTTCTTACTTCAAGTGTCTTTGGACCTCAGCATTAATGTTATTTgaagctagcctggtcccagatctggaTGTGCTGTATAGCCAATTCCTAATGTCGTTGTCATCCTAGATTTGGGTCTAGGTGGAAGATGCGACACAGTTGAATTGAGTAGGTGTCTGTGGTGAACAGTGGGAGCGTTGTGTGTTTTATGATTCACTGCTTAAGTGACTTAACGTTATGTTTGTCCTTAGGCTGGGAAACACCAAGAATACGAGCAAACACTACTCCAGGACCTCTACAAAATGAACCCAAGCTTTCTACAAACGTCAACGTGTGCAGGGGAAAAGTCCAAAAGCAGATCTTCAAATTCTACACACAGGTATTTTGGCTTTCCCCTATCTACCCAACAGTAAATATTTGTCCTGGAGGCTGTGGCACTAACCGCTTGACCACCTTAGGCTTCTATTGATTTCCACCACACAACATCTCTTTATTAGATGTTTGTCCATTTATCACAACAGACCCAACAATGGCAAAGATGGGTGGCCGATTCTATCGGGGTACGGTGGGAAACTGGCCAATGGCCTGTCAGAGGACAGGAAGTCTCCTCCACTGCTAGACTGCTGCCTGGACCCAGAGGGCATGACCTCCGATGGGTTAGGACTTGGCCTGGGGCTGGACACCGAGCTGGGGATGGGGTCTGGTCAGGGTGCTGCCCTGTCCCCCTTCTCCTCTAACTGTGACAGCAACAGGTAATATGGAACAGGGCTTCTCAAACCTTTTGGGTAATGGACCACTTTTGTGAATGCACCCCCTCATAATCAGAACATTACTTGAGTGCCATTTTAACAAATAGCCTACAAGGAATTTTTTACGATGACTTCTGCATTACATGGCCAGACGAACCAAGTCTCAGCCCCGAGGAAGGAACATTTTAAAAGGCCCACTTTTTGCCGTCTGAGAGAAAATAATGCAGATTTAAAGCGAATTTCCCGTAATTCTACACTTTTTGCCATTAGGCAGAGAGAACTTCGCAGTTTTTAAAACTTAAATTACAGCGCAGTTAAgtacaaaaaatgtttttttttcttattaAATGGGGGAGGGAATAGTATTGAGTTGAAAAATGTATAATTGGAGTACTGTGGATATCAATATGTCTGTGAGCCTCCGAGGCCCATGTGGCCCAGAGTTAAGAACATACATTATAGATTAATATTACACACTTTAAATATATTGCATGGATCCCTTGGCCAAAATTATCtttttataatattattatttttttaaattgtgtgtggatggatatagATTGAGATATCTGGCTACAGACCCCCTGCAGAACCTGGATCCCACTTTGAGAACccctgatatacagtgccttcagaaagtattcataccccttgacttattccacattttgttgttacagcctgaattcaacatgggTACTCCATAGTGacaatgaaaacatgtttttaaaaattGGTGCaaattttttgaaaatgtaaatgcataaatatctcatttacataagtattcacaatcctgaatcatctttggcagtgatttaCAGCTTTCTTGGTAAATCTCTTAGAGCTTTCCACAACTGGATTATACACTATTTGCCTatttattattttctaaattcttcaagctctgtcaaattggttgttgatcattgctggacaaccattttcaggtattaacatagattttcaagtagatttaaatcaaaactgtaactcggccactcaggaacattagctgttttcttggtaagcaaattcagtgtagattttgccttgtgttttaggttattgtcttgctgaaaggtaaATTAATTCCCAATttttggtggaaagcagactgtaccaggttttcctctaggattttgcctgtgcttagctccattcagttTTTTCTTATCCTGAAAAACTTGCCATTCCTTAAatattacaagcatacccataacattatgcagccaccactatgcttgaaaatatgtagtGGTGCTCAGTAATGTGCtgtattggatttgtcccaaacgtaacactttgtattcaggacaaaaaggaATTGCTGACCACATTTTAtttttcagtattactttagtgccttattgcaaacaggaagcatgttttggaatagttttaTTATGTACAGACTtccttttcactgtcatttaggttagtattgttgactaactacaatgttgttgatccatcctcagttttctcctatcacagccattcaactctgttttaaattcaccattgacctcatggtgaaatccctgaaattgtgaggcattggaaaacctccctggtctgtgtggttgaatctgtttgaaattcactgctcaactgagggaccttacagttatctgtatgtgtgtaccTAGTACAGAGACGAGGTAGTCATTAACTGTACCTAGTACAGAGACGAGGTAGTCATTAACTGTACCTAGTACAGAGACGAGGTAGTCATTAACTGTACCTAGTACAGAGACGAGGTAGTCATTAACTGTACCTAGTACAGAGACGAGGTAGTCATTAACTGTACAGAGACGAGGTAGTCATTAACTGTACAGAGACGAGGTAGTCATTAACTGTACAGAGACGAGGTAGTCATTAACTGTACAGAGACGAGGTAGTCATTAACTGTACAGAGACGAGGTAGTCATTAACTGTACAGAGACGAGGTAGTCATTAACTGTACAGAGACGAGGTAGTCATTAACTGTACCGAGACGAGGTAGTCATTAACTGTACAGAGACGAGGTAGTCATTAACTGTACCGAGACGAGGTAGTCATTAACTGTACCGAGACGAGGTAGTCATTAACTGTACCGAGATGaggtcatgttaaacactattattgcacacagagtccatgcaacttattatgtgaattttaaattaatttgtaaaaacattattccactttgattatgggttattgtatgtaggccagtgaccaaaaaacatctacatttgatCAATTTTAAGTTCAgactttaacacaacaaaatttgTAAAGTCAAGGGTGAGACTACTTTCTGAAGCCACTGTACAAGAATAAGACTTTAGTCCATTTTACAATGACAGAGAAGTTGACATGTCACAGGCAATATATACTGGAGGGTTAAACCAAGCTTACTGAGAAGGCAGGCAGTACTGTTCTGTACTGCATGGTTACACATTCACTATAGTTGCTGGAAACGTGTTGAAAGGGCCTCTGTGAAGAGAGAATCCAAGCCGGCCCTAGTTTGGTTCAGGTCAGCACAATAACGTGAAAAGGTTTTAACTCACAGGCCAAACTGGCCTCCTTTTGGTCCGTTTTAAATGCTGCTGGTGGGCCATGAAGATCATTGTCTGTTTCTCTTTAGTCCCAGCGACAAACCTCCGGAATCAATAAGTATGGTGAAtggagagacattacaacaggtaCGGAGACCTTTACTAATGACTTAATGTAGAAGTACAGAAATGTTTTAACCTTTCTACATGTATTTTCAAGATTTGTATAAGTATATAGATAATTACTATATtacattgtggtccttctgtagctcagttggtagagcatggcgcttgtaacgccagggtagtgggttcgattcccgggaccacccatacgtagaatgtatgcacacatgactgtaagtcgctttggataaaagcgtctgctaaatggcataaatattattatttattattatacacGAAGAACATATTGATGTTATTTAGGGAAATGATTGTTAAATATGTATACAGTTTCTTCTGAGCCATTTCAAATATAGCTGATTTATTTCTTACAAATGTTACATTGTCACAGACATTACCAAtgtctccccccctctccagATGCCTAACAGTgagtccccctcctctcctccgggGCTGACCAGACCTCCGAGCAGtctggtggttcctatcagtgtAGTGGACCTCACCGCCCGCTCTCCCTTCGAAGGGGCTGCTGCAGAGTCCCAGTCGCTCTTCTCAGACAACAGTAACTTCAGACAACCCAACCCTATCCCGTCTGGCCTGCCCCCCTTCCCTAACACACCTAGAGGGGGATCCGACTGGCCCATGACCCCTGAACCACAGAGCCTCTTCGCATCAGGTGGGTTGTGTGGGgtagacactgacacacacacacacaccacacactgttTAGTAGACAATGCTTCCTTTAACAGTGCAGTGTCGCCTCCCGGgtggagcagtggtctaaggcactgcatcgcagtgctagctgtgccaccagagactgtgttcgcgcccaggctctgtctcgaccgggaggcccatggggcggcgcacaattggcctagcatcgtccgggttagggagggtttggtcggcagggatgtccttgtctcatcgagcactagcgactcctgtggcgggccgggcgcagtgcacactaaccaggtcgccaggtgcacggtgtttcctccgacacattggtgcggctggcatccgggttggatgtgcattggGTCAAGAAGCAGAgcggctaggttgggttgtgtttcggaggacgcatggctcttttaaaaaaaatgttatatgtttattattttacaataaaaaatcaaataaaaaagacagcaatactaacaatgacattcattgtactgttgaatgggatggccaatttagaggacaaaacaaaacttaactcacacatgcacaaaataaaacaaaatgctATTAGGTGGTACATGTATATGAAGACAGCATATAGTCATTACAAGCAGTGTAGTAAAGCCAAAAATAGATATTGAGTGGAGTAcagcacagagtagcagcagatcgTCAGCCCGGTTATGAAGCGGGACAAGACCATTTATCCAGTATCGGCTGCCATATTTTGTCAAACATTGGACTTCTATTGGAGGTATTGTATCGAATCTTTTCCATATGTATTACATTCCCCAAATCCCGTAACCACATTTCAAAGGTAGGTACAGTCTCCAGTTTCCAAAATTGCAATATGAGCCTTTTGGCTAATAGAGTACAAAGAGAGACAGCTTTCCCTTCGTGGTTATTCCCATCAACTGTACCAAACAGAGCGGTCAATGGGTCTGGGGCTAGAACTCTATCAAAGGCTCTAGATAAATAATCAAAAATGAGAGCCCAGTAAACATGTAATTTAGGACATATCAGCTTTGAAACATAACCACTAGATGCGTTTTCCAtgcttctctcccttccccagaCACAATACCGGTCTCGTCCTCCACAGACTGGCAGGCGGCCTTCGGCTTCGGCTCCTCATCCAAGACACAACAGCAGGACGACGACCTAGGCTTCGACCCCTTCGACATCACGAGGAAGGCCCTGGCTGACCTCATAGAGAAGGAGCTGTCAGTCCAGGACCAGCCCAGTCCGCTGGGGTCCCCCGGCCCCTTCAGCCTCCACCACCCCGGGTCCCACCACCCCGGGTCCCACCACCCCGGGTCCCACCACGGCCTTCACCTGCCCCCCTCCAACCCCAACCATTTCTCCAGTAGCCTTGGACCTCCAACCCGACTCTCTCAGCTCCACCACAGGCAAATCTATAGTTCCTTTAGTTTCCCTGGTTCCCAGAGTCAGAGTAGTCATCATGGTGGAAGTCAGGCTGCCCAGGCCGCCACAGCCTCTCGGCATCCCTGGATGGACACGTCTCCCTCGGCACGCAGCAATAATCACCTCTCACACTTGAACCACTCGGCCAACGCTGGAGGGGGACATGGAAACTTCCTGGACTTGAACATGCCTCCTCAGCGCCACAGTACAGGGCTGGGAGGGATCCCCATATCAGGTAGGTTGTAATAAGACCCTGGCTCTGTCTTCTTGGGAGTGTTGAGTTTAGGAGTAAGTTATGTCTTGtctcaattcaggaagtaaacaaaAATTGAAATGAGCATTTCAGTTTAAATCCTGAATGGACTGAATTGAAATTCatttgaccccaaccctgtttGAGTCATGGTTAATACAGTCTGTCCAGTAGGACTGTAACAAGCATTGAATGTCAAAACATGTCATCGTTTTGCCGATTTCTCCCATGTTTCCTGCAAGGTCAAAATGACAAATGACATGTAGTTGTAGTTCTGTGTTTTGGCCACAAGATGGAAGTCCAAAGCCACCTGTGAAGGTGTGGATTCATAAAATCTGTATTAAATGAAGCAAATCAGCACTGCTTATTTTCTAATTAAATATGTTTTCTCTCTAGAAAGCAGCTGTTCTATAGATGGCCTCAATGTGAAAGAATGGCAGGCTGGCCTGAGAGCTCTCCTCCCCAACATTAACATCAACTTTGGCGGTCTCCccaactcctcctcttcctcctcctcctcctcgtcctccagtGTGAATCACATCGGGCGTCCCAACCACCTGGGGGGTCCTGGGGGGCTAAATGGGCCAGGGGGGCTATCACACAGCCTCAGCTGGGACGGTACGGCCAGCTGGATGGACCCAGCCATCATCACAGGTAGTGAGTAACCCCAGACGTATTTATTACACGGGTACAATACGATGATAATGACTTAATTCTGTCATGTAACATGCAGATTTTTAACAACTATTTACACTAACTTATTAAGATAGGCTCGAAAGTGTTATAAGCAGAGTTAGACATGTCATCTTTATTTAGCCAGGATACTCTACTCACCAACAATAGTCACTGTTTTCCATGGAGATCTGTAGACTGCACTAAAGATACTAAATGGAAGTGGGTCTCCATGGTTTCTCCAGCTGGTCCCGAGGGCTCCCTCTGGGTACACGTTTTGATTTTTGCCCTAATCAAAGGCTGATGATGAGTTGGCTATTTTGAATCTGCTGTgtggtgctagggcaaaaaccaaagcGTGCAGATTTTGGGAAACTCTGTCCTACAgttcccactcactcactcatccatctctctcctctcttcaggcATCCCAGCCTCGACAGGGAACAGTTCAGACCTTTTCCAAGAGGACCAGAATCCTCCTCACTGGCTCAAGTCCCTCCAGGCCCTGACAGAGATGGACGGCCCTGCCCTGCCtagctcctctctcccccagcagcCCCAGAACCAACAGCACCTGTCCCTCCACAGCCACCACCACGGCCTCCTAGACCAGGCTGCCTCACACCCACACCTCCCCCTCCACCACAGAGCTGGCTCCGGCTGGGCCCCTTACCTTCCCAGCCTGGCCCAACCCACACAGGCCAACCCCAGCCAGTTTCACAGCCCTCCCCCAGGCTTCCAGACAGCCTTCAGACCCCCAGGCCAGAGCGCTACAGAGCTGCTAAACAGTACCACCGCCGGAGACCGACACTAAAGACGGATTACAGCAGTGTCCCAACCCGATACAGATACAGTGTACACACACCAATCTGCAGATTATCAAATTATGAAGAATTATTAGCTAACAAAATAACAAGGCTGCTTTCTTTGTCCTTTAAACTTCTATCTTTTTGTTCTGTTCTGACGGCCTTTTtgttcctcttttctctctttttttctttcccCGTGTCACATGACATGCATTGCTAGGTATCCTCCCTTTTGGTCTGCCACCGACCAAGTCAATGCCTTACTGTGAGCTCCAGTAGTCAGGGGGTGGGTTCAGTAGTTgtgaaacattttgaaaaacggaaagtgtttcttattggacagatAAATCCATGTTGTCCCTGCCGGTTTCACTTAGTTTTCTTTCGTTTGGtgcataatgaatatgacccaggtGAATTGTTTGGGATCAGACACTGCTGTGAGCTTCACTTGAGGTCCGTTCTTTATGATCTAGACGAGCAcggagaacaggagcagaactaGGTTTGGTGACGCCGAAGTGGATAACTACAAAACGCACAGGAAACCAGATTAACGTGGGTCATTTTAAGAAGTTAACTCGCGATATGAAATGGTTGAAAGAAGTGAAGTCACGATTACTCTTTGAGGATGAAGCAACCAAATGAATGGAAAATCTGCTCTTAAAGCTTTGCCCTAAATACCCTCATCAACCCCACTTTCAACAGAACAGGAGACCTGGATGAAACTCTACGCTCCCTCGCTGCAGAGAAGCCCTGGAGTGGTTCACTTTGGGCACGTGACAAAATGCCTCAGTTTAACGGTTGAACAGGTATGGTTGAGAATCTTTAGAGAACTATTGTTGAGGGACTTGTCGTAGTTGGTTCAGATGACAGGAAGTTCTGCAGACAGAGATGGGCGGACTAAGACGTTAGGAGGGGTGAGTTGAGGGCACAGGTAGGCTATACATGCTACGGTTTCCATGTTAGACACACGGTCACAATGGTGACGTTCCAGGCCGACTAGATTGTAGTCGTGCTGCACTCAATGCAGCAACCAATGATCGACCTTTGAAGTCGGTGTCAGACTGCTATATCATATGTGGTTAGCTGAGAACTGATCAGCTATAGCTGATTTAACTGGTTAGCTGAGAACAGCTATTCAGGCGTTGTGAGATCTGGCAGGCGACTGCAATGTAGTCTGCCTGGAACGCGTCCAACCAATGACTTGTCTCGTGCAGGTCATTAAAACCAACGTTCATCCCtttggggtcaggggtcatggtgcCCCGTCCTGTAGTAGAGGGAAGATTCAGTTGAACCTCTGTATCAGAGGAAGTAGCACCACCTAACAGGAGGGCTGGCCGACTGGTTAAAGAGTCTCTCCACTGTTCGCGGGTCGGAAGAAGAATAGGTCAAGACTCGCGATACCAGACCTCGGCACGTTAACTGCTAATTCTGGTGAAACGGAGCGGTTGGCGTCGAGGCTAGGGGCAAAAAAGTACAGTATTTAAAAACTGTTGGGAGTATTACAGGCTAATACTGGGACATCCTGAAACCAGGATTTGGTCTTATACACAGTGCCACTGTGTGGTACCTCCAGTAGCTAAACCCTTATCAGGAGAACGACCAGAAAGCAGACAAAACAGAGAAATGAAGGGGTTGATGAAAAGGCTTCCAAGATATGCAGGTCAAAACTAATACTAATAAGGGTAGCCAATAGCGTTACAAGTTTACACCTTGTTAGACCCGTGAGGCCTTTCAACGAGGCCTTACCATGAATTAATGAGAGGCACTTGAGTGATTGGGAAATGGTGTCAAGATGTTCTGATATGTATCTGTATAAAACGTCTTGAGAATGGAAATAATGCAATGTGATATCGTAAAGTGCTACAAGACAAGCTGACAAACGACGGCTTGCAATTTAATCCAAGGAGCTCTCTGCCTTCCTCTGGGCCAAGAGAATTAATAACCTCTCCTTCCTTCACAGACCCTTTCTTTTAGTCTTAACTCatgatctctccatctttctctctctctctctcgctctgttcatcgctccctctttctcctgcTGTCCCCTATTAAAAACAGTATTCACCAGAAACAAGAACTGATCCAGGAGAAGCCAACGGTCAGTCGTACTACCGTGGTTTTGAACATGATGCTGAGTTAAACACTCATTGAGGAGCTTAAAGGAATTGAACTGTCCTCTGCAGGTCTGGAAAAAGAAACCTTAAATAAAACGGAAAAACCCAGTGCTCGATTTGGCTCCTTTTGTTTCAGATTCACACTTTGTCACGTTTCCTTGTCGTTAAAGTATTACATTGACTGTTCTAAagtgtcataataataataataataatatatgccatttagcagacgcttttatccaaagcgacttacattgtgtgcatacattctacgtatgggtggtcccaggaatcgaacccactaccctggcgttacaagcgccatgctctaccaactgagccacagaaggaccacagcacCACCATAACATGTTGATACAACCTGTGTTACAACTCGTAGGGTCTGTTTCCTGGACACGGATTCAATCCTATCCTAGACTAAAAACCCTATTTCAATGGAGAATGTCCATTTGAGCATGCTTTCTACTCCAGC
This window harbors:
- the LOC118395991 gene encoding CCR4-NOT transcription complex subunit 4-like isoform X2, producing MSHSPEMKDDSMECPLCMEPLEIDDVNFFPCTCGYQICRFCWHRIRTDENGLCPACRKPYPEDPAVYKPLSQEEIQRIKNEKKQKQNEKKQKVTENRKHLASVRVVQRNLVFVVGLSQRLADPEVLKRPEYFGKFGKIHKVVINNSTSYAGSQGPSASAYVTYIRSEDALRAIQCVNNVVVDGRTLKASLGTTKYCSYFLKSMQCPKPDCMYLHELGDEAASFTKEEMQAGKHQEYEQTLLQDLYKMNPSFLQTSTCAGEKSKSRSSNSTHRPNNGKDGWPILSGYGGKLANGLSEDRKSPPLLDCCLDPEGMTSDGLGLGLGLDTELGMGSGQGAALSPFSSNCDSNSPSDKPPESISMVNGETLQQMPNSESPSSPPGLTRPPSSLVVPISVVDLTARSPFEGAAAESQSLFSDNSNFRQPNPIPSGLPPFPNTPRGGSDWPMTPEPQSLFASDTIPVSSSTDWQAAFGFGSSSKTQQQDDDLGFDPFDITRKALADLIEKELSVQDQPSPLGSPGPFSLHHPGSHHPGSHHPGSHHGLHLPPSNPNHFSSSLGPPTRLSQLHHRQIYSSFSFPGSQSQSSHHGGSQAAQAATASRHPWMDTSPSARSNNHLSHLNHSANAGGGHGNFLDLNMPPQRHSTGLGGIPISESSCSIDGLNVKEWQAGLRALLPNININFGGLPNSSSSSSSSSSSSVNHIGRPNHLGGPGGLNGPGGLSHSLSWDGTASWMDPAIITGIPASTGNSSDLFQEDQNPPHWLKSLQALTEMDGPALPSSSLPQQPQNQQHLSLHSHHHGLLDQAASHPHLPLHHRAGSGWAPYLPSLAQPTQANPSQFHSPPPGFQTAFRPPGQSATELLNSTTAGDRH
- the LOC118395991 gene encoding CCR4-NOT transcription complex subunit 4-like isoform X1, whose protein sequence is MSHSPEMKDDSMECPLCMEPLEIDDVNFFPCTCGYQICRFCWHRIRTDENGLCPACRKPYPEDPAVYKPLSQEEIQRIKNEKKQKQNEKKQKVTENRKHLASVRVVQRNLVFVVGLSQRLADPEVLKRPEYFGKFGKIHKVVINNSTSYAGSQGPSASAYVTYIRSEDALRAIQCVNNVVVDGRTLKASLGTTKYCSYFLKSMQCPKPDCMYLHELGDEAASFTKEEMQAGKHQEYEQTLLQDLYKMNPSFLQTSTCAGEKSKSRSSNSTHRPNNGKDGWPILSGYGGKLANGLSEDRKSPPLLDCCLDPEGMTSDGLGLGLGLDTELGMGSGQGAALSPFSSNCDSNSPSDKPPESISMVNGETLQQMPNSESPSSPPGLTRPPSSLVVPISVVDLTARSPFEGAAAESQSLFSDNSNFRQPNPIPSGLPPFPNTPRGGSDWPMTPEPQSLFASDTIPVSSSTDWQAAFGFGSSSKTQQQDDDLGFDPFDITRKALADLIEKELSVQDQPSPLGSPGPFSLHHPGSHHPGSHHPGSHHGLHLPPSNPNHFSSSLGPPTRLSQLHHRQIYSSFSFPGSQSQSSHHGGSQAAQAATASRHPWMDTSPSARSNNHLSHLNHSANAGGGHGNFLDLNMPPQRHSTGLGGIPISESSCSIDGLNVKEWQAGLRALLPNININFGGLPNSSSSSSSSSSSSVNHIGRPNHLGGPGGLNGPGGLSHSLSWDGTASWMDPAIITGSIPASTGNSSDLFQEDQNPPHWLKSLQALTEMDGPALPSSSLPQQPQNQQHLSLHSHHHGLLDQAASHPHLPLHHRAGSGWAPYLPSLAQPTQANPSQFHSPPPGFQTAFRPPGQSATELLNSTTAGDRH